The proteins below come from a single Plantactinospora sp. KBS50 genomic window:
- a CDS encoding efflux RND transporter permease subunit, which produces MSLLARFSLANRGLVTLMALVVAGFGLFAVPSLRQQLLPSVEFPAAFVVATYPGASSEVVESQVTEPIEASLQGIAGLKKVTSTSREGAATLQVEYDFGTDLDVAVNKMESAFNRIRSQLPDGVDPQVLAGSTDQIPAVVLAASGGDERTLAGKLRQDIVPELESIDGVGAVQVSGGRDELVVVTPDPQRFAAAKLQPGAVGQALQSAGVTVPAGAVAEGEQVLPVQVGGPISSLDDLRDLYVSGSGAAPVKLGDVASVEQQLAPATSFTRTDGKDSLAVLVTAAPDGNAVQISHDIADRLAELQRSSGAELTVVFDQGPFVERSISSLTTEGLLGLAMAVVVILVFLLSIRSTVVTAVSIPLSVLVALIGLWIGDYSLNLLTLGALTIAVGRVVDDSIVVLENIKRHIGYGEDKRAAIIGGVREVAGAVTASTLTTVAVFAPIALVGGFVGQLFAPFAVTVTVALLASLLVSLTIIPVLAYWFLRPPRGAGEDETAVREAALERELRSPLQRSYLPVIHFVTGRRWHRWLTVAAGLLVLLGTFGLSSQLKTNFLDDSGQDTVSMTQELPVGSSLAATDAAARRVEAVLARTDGIRTYVVTAGGSDTPWAGTNGNNVASYNIALESGVPAATMKDRLRGELDGLDGTGAIRFSGDSASGSQLQVVVQAADPQVLADATGQVRAAMADTPQVTDVTTNLAESTPRLSVTVDRAAAAKAGLSEQVISQAVAQAFRGSPLGRVNLDGAQRDVVLRAGQSPTSADALRALPIGPVTLDDVADVNQTEGPVEVTRIDGDRSATVSGNAADADLGTTTAQLRTRLDAIDVPGATITIGGASADQADAFHDLGLAMLAAIAIVFVIMVATFRSLIQPLILLVSIPFAATGAIALLLATNTPLGVPALIGMLMLVGIVVTNAIVLMDLINQYRAQGMDVQQAVIEGGRRRLRPILMTAIATIFALLPMAFGLTGEGGFISQPLAVVVIGGLVSSTLLTLILVPTLYTMVEAAKAGLRRRLGRPEPALATAGPSADAGSRPPGDVPAPGDLAGTHRPAAAGAAGTGSTGGGRHAAAEDEPTDRAGQPGTPGPGIRPAPSGALVDGTDQFEVLRLPKSRNSPTQPPNPPAG; this is translated from the coding sequence ATGTCCTTGCTCGCCAGATTCAGCCTTGCCAACCGCGGCCTCGTCACGCTGATGGCGTTGGTCGTCGCCGGGTTCGGCCTGTTCGCGGTGCCCTCACTCCGGCAGCAGTTGCTGCCGTCGGTGGAGTTCCCGGCGGCGTTCGTCGTGGCCACCTACCCGGGCGCCTCCTCGGAGGTGGTCGAGTCACAGGTCACCGAGCCGATCGAGGCCAGCCTGCAGGGTATCGCCGGCCTGAAGAAGGTCACCTCCACCTCCCGCGAGGGCGCGGCGACGCTCCAGGTCGAGTACGACTTCGGCACCGACCTGGACGTCGCGGTGAACAAGATGGAGAGCGCGTTCAACCGCATCCGGTCGCAGTTGCCGGACGGGGTCGACCCGCAGGTGCTGGCCGGCAGCACCGACCAGATCCCGGCCGTCGTGCTGGCAGCCTCGGGCGGCGACGAGCGGACGCTGGCCGGGAAGCTGCGCCAGGACATCGTGCCGGAGCTGGAGTCGATCGACGGCGTGGGCGCCGTCCAGGTCAGCGGCGGCCGGGACGAGCTGGTGGTGGTGACGCCGGATCCGCAGCGGTTCGCCGCGGCCAAGCTGCAACCCGGCGCCGTCGGCCAGGCGCTGCAGTCCGCCGGCGTCACCGTGCCGGCCGGCGCGGTCGCCGAGGGCGAGCAGGTGCTGCCGGTGCAGGTCGGCGGCCCGATCTCCTCGCTCGACGACCTTCGCGACCTCTATGTCTCCGGGTCCGGTGCGGCGCCGGTGAAGCTGGGCGACGTGGCGAGCGTCGAGCAGCAGCTCGCCCCGGCCACCTCGTTCACCCGTACCGACGGCAAGGACAGCCTCGCCGTACTGGTGACCGCCGCGCCGGACGGCAACGCCGTGCAGATCTCGCACGACATCGCCGACCGGCTGGCCGAGTTGCAGCGCAGCTCCGGCGCCGAGCTGACCGTGGTGTTCGACCAGGGGCCGTTCGTGGAGCGGTCCATCTCCAGCCTGACCACGGAGGGGCTGCTCGGGCTCGCGATGGCCGTGGTGGTGATCCTGGTCTTCCTGCTGTCCATCCGGTCCACCGTGGTGACCGCGGTGTCCATCCCGCTGTCGGTGCTGGTGGCGCTGATCGGGCTGTGGATCGGGGACTACTCGCTCAACCTGCTCACCCTGGGCGCCCTCACCATCGCCGTCGGCCGGGTGGTCGACGACTCGATCGTGGTGCTGGAGAACATCAAACGGCACATCGGGTACGGCGAGGACAAGCGCGCCGCGATCATCGGCGGGGTGCGGGAGGTGGCCGGCGCGGTGACCGCGTCCACCCTCACCACCGTGGCCGTGTTCGCCCCGATCGCCCTGGTCGGCGGGTTCGTCGGCCAGCTCTTCGCGCCGTTCGCGGTGACCGTGACGGTGGCGCTGCTGGCCTCGCTGCTGGTGTCGCTCACCATCATCCCGGTGCTGGCGTACTGGTTCCTGCGCCCGCCGCGCGGCGCCGGCGAGGACGAGACGGCGGTCCGGGAGGCGGCGCTGGAGCGGGAGCTGCGCAGCCCGCTCCAGCGGTCGTACCTGCCGGTGATCCACTTCGTCACCGGTCGCCGCTGGCACCGCTGGCTCACCGTGGCGGCCGGGCTGCTCGTGCTGCTCGGCACGTTCGGCCTGTCCAGCCAGCTCAAGACCAACTTCCTGGACGACTCGGGCCAGGACACCGTGAGCATGACCCAGGAACTTCCGGTCGGATCGAGCCTGGCCGCCACCGACGCGGCGGCCCGGCGGGTCGAGGCCGTCCTGGCCCGCACGGACGGCATCCGGACGTACGTCGTCACGGCCGGCGGCAGTGACACCCCGTGGGCCGGCACGAACGGCAACAACGTCGCCTCGTACAACATCGCATTGGAGTCCGGCGTCCCGGCCGCGACCATGAAGGACCGGCTCCGGGGGGAGCTGGACGGTCTGGACGGCACCGGCGCGATCCGGTTCTCCGGCGACAGCGCCTCCGGCAGCCAGCTCCAGGTGGTCGTGCAGGCCGCCGACCCGCAGGTGCTGGCCGACGCCACCGGGCAGGTCCGGGCGGCCATGGCGGACACCCCGCAGGTGACCGACGTGACGACCAACCTGGCCGAGAGCACCCCGCGGCTGAGCGTCACGGTCGACCGGGCGGCCGCGGCCAAGGCGGGCCTCTCCGAGCAGGTCATCTCGCAGGCCGTCGCGCAGGCGTTCCGGGGCAGCCCGCTCGGCCGGGTCAATCTGGACGGTGCGCAGCGGGACGTGGTGCTGCGGGCCGGCCAGAGCCCGACATCCGCCGACGCCCTGCGCGCGTTGCCGATCGGGCCGGTCACCCTCGACGACGTCGCGGACGTGAACCAGACCGAGGGGCCGGTCGAGGTGACCCGGATCGACGGCGACCGCAGCGCCACGGTCAGCGGCAACGCCGCCGACGCCGACCTCGGCACGACCACCGCGCAACTGCGTACCCGGCTGGACGCCATCGACGTGCCCGGCGCCACCATCACGATCGGCGGGGCGAGCGCCGACCAGGCGGACGCCTTCCACGATCTCGGGCTGGCGATGCTCGCGGCGATCGCGATCGTCTTCGTGATCATGGTGGCGACGTTCCGCAGCCTGATCCAGCCGCTGATCCTGCTGGTCTCGATCCCGTTCGCCGCCACGGGCGCGATCGCGCTGCTGCTGGCCACCAACACCCCGCTCGGGGTGCCGGCGCTGATCGGCATGCTCATGCTGGTCGGCATCGTGGTGACGAACGCGATCGTGCTGATGGACCTGATCAACCAGTACCGGGCGCAGGGCATGGACGTGCAGCAGGCGGTGATCGAGGGCGGCCGGCGACGGCTGCGGCCGATCCTCATGACGGCGATCGCGACGATCTTCGCGCTGCTTCCGATGGCGTTCGGGCTGACCGGCGAGGGCGGCTTCATCTCGCAGCCGCTGGCGGTCGTGGTGATCGGCGGCCTGGTCTCCTCGACGCTGCTCACCCTGATCCTGGTGCCGACGCTCTACACCATGGTCGAGGCCGCGAAGGCCGGTCTGCGGCGCCGCCTGGGCCGGCCCGAGCCGGCGCTGGCCACCGCGGGTCCGTCCGCCGACGCCGGGTCCCGGCCGCCCGGGGACGTCCCGGCGCCGGGCGACCTCGCCGGAACGCACCGGCCCGCGGCCGCCGGCGCGGCGGGGACCGGGTCGACCGGGGGCGGGCGGCACGCGGCCGCCGAGGACGAGCCGACGGACCGGGCCGGCCAACCCGGTACGCCCGGTCCGGGCATCCGGCCGGCGCCCTCCGGCGCGCTGGTGGACGGCACCGACCAGTTCGAGGTGCTGCGGCTGCCCAAGAGCCGGAACTCGCCGACCCAGCCGCCCAACCCGCCGGCCGGGTAG
- a CDS encoding DUF305 domain-containing protein, with protein sequence MTISTDPVLRDDLGGPPAPPAGAPADRRYGLLALTLAVVVGLLIGYVGGWLTPQLGAPGDNSPEAGFARDMSVHHAQAVEMGMIAFQSAATPGVRIMGGDIATGQQAQIGIMQTWLKEWRLEPTGSEPAMAWMPEGVAALRDGLMPGMATPEQMAQLRAARGTQVDVLFCELMITHHLGGIHMVDGILDQTHDRRVVEIAEAMKATQQTDINNLTDLLAKAKAG encoded by the coding sequence ATGACGATCTCCACCGATCCCGTGCTGCGGGACGACCTGGGCGGGCCGCCGGCGCCGCCGGCCGGAGCGCCGGCGGACCGCCGCTACGGCCTCCTGGCCCTGACGCTCGCCGTCGTGGTCGGGCTGCTCATCGGGTACGTCGGCGGCTGGCTGACGCCGCAGCTGGGCGCGCCCGGGGACAACTCGCCGGAGGCCGGCTTCGCCCGGGACATGTCCGTGCACCACGCGCAGGCCGTGGAGATGGGCATGATCGCGTTCCAGAGCGCGGCCACCCCGGGAGTACGGATCATGGGTGGGGACATCGCCACCGGCCAGCAGGCACAGATCGGGATCATGCAGACCTGGCTGAAGGAATGGCGGCTGGAGCCCACCGGCTCCGAGCCGGCGATGGCCTGGATGCCCGAAGGCGTCGCCGCGCTGCGGGACGGCCTGATGCCCGGGATGGCCACCCCGGAGCAGATGGCGCAACTGCGCGCCGCCCGGGGCACGCAGGTGGACGTCCTGTTCTGCGAGCTGATGATCACCCACCACCTCGGCGGGATCCACATGGTCGACGGCATCCTCGACCAGACCCACGACCGCCGGGTGGTGGAGATCGCCGAGGCGATGAAGGCCACCCAGCAGACGGACATCAACAACCTGACGGACCTGCTGGCCAAGGCGAAGGCCGGCTGA
- the lysA gene encoding diaminopimelate decarboxylase produces the protein MRAHEAGALHGELGLRGPAWLRTPEDVNALVPQLWPRTVVRGPDGALTVGGLDVRDLAREFGTPGYVLDEADLRARCREFRAAFPDEDVYYAGKAFLCRAVVRIIAEEGLFLDVCTAGELAVALAADMPAERIGFHGNNKSPAELARALDAGVGRIIVDSDAEIDRLTALARERGVRPRVMVRVTVGVEAHTHEFIATAHEDQKFGFSLAGGAAAQAAFRILDEGVLELRGLHSHIGSQIFDADGFEVSARRVLALQAQIRDARGVELPELDLGGGFGIAYTTQDDPATPADLAKRLRRIVDGECAAERLATPRLSIEPGRAIVGPAVFTLYEVGTVKPVSLGAGVDGADVGRTYVSVDGGMSDNIRTALYDASYSATVASRPSSAAPMLARVVGKHCEAGDIVVKDEFLPADVQPGDLLAVPGTGAYCRSMASNYNHVPRPPVILVGGGAARVIVRRETEDDLLALDVG, from the coding sequence ATGCGCGCACACGAGGCGGGGGCGCTGCACGGCGAACTGGGGCTGCGCGGGCCGGCCTGGCTGCGTACCCCCGAGGACGTCAACGCCCTCGTGCCGCAGCTGTGGCCGCGGACGGTGGTCCGCGGTCCGGACGGCGCCCTCACCGTCGGCGGCCTGGACGTCCGCGACCTGGCCCGGGAGTTCGGCACCCCCGGGTACGTCCTGGACGAGGCCGATCTGCGGGCGCGGTGCCGGGAGTTCCGGGCGGCCTTCCCCGACGAGGACGTCTACTACGCCGGCAAGGCGTTCCTGTGCCGGGCGGTGGTGCGGATCATCGCCGAGGAGGGGCTGTTCCTGGACGTCTGCACGGCCGGGGAGCTTGCGGTGGCCCTGGCCGCGGACATGCCGGCGGAGCGGATCGGGTTCCACGGCAACAACAAGTCGCCGGCCGAGCTGGCGCGGGCGCTGGACGCCGGGGTGGGCCGCATCATCGTCGACTCGGACGCCGAGATCGACCGGCTCACGGCGCTGGCCCGGGAGCGCGGGGTGCGGCCCCGGGTCATGGTCCGGGTGACGGTCGGCGTGGAGGCGCACACGCACGAGTTCATCGCGACCGCGCACGAGGACCAGAAGTTCGGCTTCTCGCTGGCCGGCGGCGCCGCCGCCCAGGCCGCGTTCCGGATCCTCGACGAGGGCGTGCTGGAGCTGCGCGGCCTGCACTCGCACATCGGCTCGCAGATCTTCGACGCCGACGGGTTCGAGGTCTCGGCCCGCCGGGTGCTGGCCCTGCAGGCGCAGATCCGCGACGCCCGCGGGGTCGAGCTGCCCGAACTCGACCTGGGCGGCGGGTTCGGCATCGCGTACACCACCCAGGACGACCCGGCGACGCCGGCGGACCTGGCCAAGCGGCTGCGCCGGATCGTGGACGGGGAGTGCGCGGCCGAGCGGCTGGCGACCCCGCGGCTGTCCATCGAGCCGGGCCGGGCCATCGTCGGGCCGGCCGTGTTCACCCTGTACGAGGTGGGCACCGTGAAGCCGGTGTCGCTCGGTGCCGGTGTCGACGGGGCGGACGTCGGCCGCACCTACGTGAGCGTGGACGGCGGGATGAGCGACAACATCCGCACCGCGCTGTACGACGCGTCGTACTCGGCCACGGTGGCCTCCCGGCCGTCCTCGGCGGCGCCGATGCTCGCCCGCGTGGTGGGAAAGCATTGTGAGGCGGGGGACATCGTGGTGAAGGATGAATTTCTGCCCGCCGACGTGCAGCCCGGAGATCTTCTTGCAGTGCCGGGGACGGGCGCCTACTGCCGGAGCATGGCCAGCAACTACAACCATGTTCCGCGGCCCCCGGTGATCCTGGTGGGCGGCGGTGCGGCGAGAGTGATCGTCCGGCGGGAGACCGAGGACGACCTGCTGGCATTGGATGTTGGATGA
- a CDS encoding DUF3105 domain-containing protein: MSISTPGGDPRRPIVVTRKKAVAGGKPATDDEPATPVEDGESGPDAAADEAGSGAATSADAKSAKPSKPVPGARPAPGAKSAANRAGQSRPGGKRPTDGKRPTGGSRPAGGGKGRKPIAPVKVSQGRAWGPIALGTAVGVLAVAIVGYGAWAVYQGGRSWQDKADSISGILDVRKTDPESLKYEKHQAGPINYTKYQPPVGGVHNDVWQNCMGDVYDAPIASEHAVHSLEHGAVWITYRPDLPQDQVDKLAEKVRGQSYMLMSPYEGLDKPISLQAWGFQLKVDKAGDGRIDDFIKALRVNAAAEPGASCSQGITATGTTPHDLPGGGDANAGGMGG, encoded by the coding sequence ATGAGCATCAGCACCCCCGGTGGCGATCCACGCCGGCCGATCGTGGTCACCCGCAAGAAGGCGGTGGCCGGCGGCAAGCCCGCGACCGACGACGAGCCGGCCACCCCGGTCGAGGACGGTGAGAGCGGCCCGGACGCCGCCGCCGACGAGGCCGGTTCGGGCGCCGCGACCAGCGCGGACGCCAAGTCCGCGAAGCCGTCGAAGCCGGTCCCCGGCGCCCGCCCGGCGCCCGGGGCCAAGAGCGCGGCCAACCGCGCCGGCCAGTCCCGGCCCGGCGGCAAGCGGCCCACCGACGGCAAGCGGCCGACCGGTGGTTCCCGGCCGGCCGGCGGCGGCAAGGGCCGCAAGCCGATCGCGCCGGTCAAGGTCAGCCAGGGCCGGGCGTGGGGTCCGATCGCGCTGGGCACGGCCGTCGGGGTGCTCGCGGTCGCCATCGTCGGGTACGGCGCCTGGGCGGTCTACCAGGGTGGCCGGTCGTGGCAGGACAAGGCCGACTCGATCTCCGGCATCCTCGACGTGCGCAAGACCGACCCGGAGAGCCTGAAGTACGAGAAGCACCAGGCCGGCCCGATCAACTACACGAAGTACCAGCCGCCGGTCGGCGGGGTGCACAACGACGTCTGGCAGAACTGCATGGGCGACGTCTACGACGCGCCGATCGCCAGCGAGCACGCGGTGCACAGCCTGGAACACGGCGCGGTGTGGATCACGTACCGGCCGGACCTGCCACAGGACCAGGTCGACAAGCTCGCCGAGAAGGTGCGCGGCCAGTCGTACATGCTGATGAGCCCGTACGAGGGCCTGGACAAGCCGATCTCGCTCCAGGCGTGGGGCTTCCAGCTCAAGGTCGACAAGGCCGGCGACGGCCGGATCGACGACTTCATCAAGGCGCTGCGGGTGAACGCCGCGGCCGAGCCCGGCGCCTCCTGCTCGCAGGGCATCACCGCGACCGGCACCACCCCGCACGACCTGCCCGGCGGCGGCGACGCCAACGCCGGCGGGATGGGCGGGTAG
- a CDS encoding homoserine dehydrogenase, with protein MTKPVRVALLGCGTVGAEVVRLLHEQAADLTARVGAPLELAGIAVRRIGRDRGPLPVDPAVFTTDPLGLVKRDDVDVVVEVVGGIEPARGWLVEALRAGRSVVTANKALLAEDGASLHDAAAEGGADLYYEAAVAGAIPLLRPLRESLHGDTVTRVTGIVNGTTNYILSAMDGTGAGFAEALEQATELGYAEADPTADVEGFDAAAKAAILASLAFHTRVSAADVHREGITEVTAADMASAKAMGCTIKLLCLAARDADGSGAESVSVRVHPAMIPLTHPLAGVGDAFNAVFVEARAAGQLMFYGRGAGGAPTASAVLGDLVAVARNRLAGVRAASESAYAALPIRPIGEAVTRYHISLDVADRAGVLAAVAGVFAGHGVSIATVRQAGRGNDAELVVVTHRAPDAALAATVAELRDLEHVRAIVSVLRVEGDA; from the coding sequence ATGACGAAACCGGTACGGGTTGCGCTGTTGGGCTGCGGCACGGTCGGCGCCGAGGTGGTGCGGCTGCTGCACGAGCAGGCCGCCGACCTGACGGCGCGGGTCGGTGCGCCGCTCGAACTCGCCGGCATCGCCGTGCGCCGGATCGGCCGGGACCGCGGCCCGCTGCCGGTCGACCCGGCGGTCTTCACCACCGATCCGCTCGGCCTGGTCAAACGGGACGACGTGGACGTGGTGGTCGAGGTCGTCGGTGGCATCGAGCCGGCCCGCGGGTGGCTGGTGGAGGCGCTGCGGGCCGGTAGGAGCGTGGTCACCGCCAACAAGGCGTTGCTGGCCGAGGACGGCGCCAGCCTGCACGACGCCGCCGCGGAGGGCGGGGCCGACCTCTACTACGAGGCGGCGGTGGCCGGCGCGATCCCGCTGCTGCGACCGCTGCGCGAGTCGCTGCACGGCGACACGGTGACCCGGGTGACCGGCATCGTCAACGGCACCACGAACTACATCCTCAGCGCCATGGACGGCACCGGCGCCGGCTTCGCCGAGGCGCTGGAGCAGGCCACCGAGCTGGGGTACGCCGAGGCCGACCCGACCGCCGACGTGGAGGGCTTCGACGCGGCGGCCAAGGCGGCCATCCTCGCCTCGCTGGCGTTCCACACCCGGGTCAGCGCCGCCGACGTGCACCGGGAGGGGATCACCGAGGTCACCGCCGCGGACATGGCCAGCGCGAAGGCGATGGGCTGCACCATCAAGCTGCTCTGCCTCGCCGCGCGGGACGCCGACGGCAGCGGCGCCGAGTCGGTCAGCGTCCGGGTGCACCCCGCGATGATCCCGCTGACGCATCCGCTGGCCGGCGTGGGCGACGCGTTCAACGCCGTCTTCGTCGAGGCGCGGGCCGCCGGGCAGTTGATGTTCTACGGCCGTGGCGCCGGTGGCGCGCCGACCGCCAGCGCCGTGCTGGGCGACCTGGTGGCGGTGGCCCGCAACCGGCTGGCCGGGGTGCGGGCGGCCAGCGAGTCGGCGTACGCCGCGCTGCCGATCCGGCCGATCGGCGAGGCGGTCACCCGCTACCACATCAGCCTCGACGTGGCCGACCGGGCCGGCGTGCTGGCCGCCGTCGCCGGGGTGTTCGCCGGGCACGGGGTGTCCATCGCGACCGTCCGGCAGGCCGGCCGGGGCAACGACGCGGAACTGGTGGTGGTCACCCACCGGGCGCCGGACGCGGCGCTCGCGGCGACCGTGGCGGAACTGCGTGACCTGGAGCACGTCCGGGCGATCGTCAGCGTGCTGCGGGTGGAGGGCGACGCCTGA
- the argS gene encoding arginine--tRNA ligase, giving the protein MTPAKLAQVVLDAARAVFTTRGLDHSLLPATATVERPRNPEHGDYASTLALQLGKRAGVAPRELAGALAEELGRAPGIKSVEIAGPGFLNIRIEASAAGQLAREIVEAGSGYGRSTRLAGQRVNLEFVSANPTGPVHLGHTRWAAVGDSQRRILAAAGAEVTSEHYVNDAGAQVDRFGRSLYAAAHGEPVPEDGYVGEYVAQIARRLVEARPDVLDLAPEQAQTVFRDEGYRLMLDEMRASLERFGVHFDVWFSERTLHESGAVEHALDELRAQGHVYERDGAIWLRTTDFTDDKDRVLIRSNGEKTYFAADAAYYINKRERGFDKCVYLLGADHHGYVNRLRAIAACAGDDPDYNIEILIGQLVNLVRAGVPVRLSKRAGNIITLDEIVEAVGVDAARYSLARSSTDSPLTLDIEEITRRSNDNPVFYVQYAHARISSLLRNAGELRIDRGSEFDPGLLRHEKENTLLKKLGEFPAVVATAAELREPHRVARYLEQLAGDYHRFYDACRVLPQGDEPATDLTRARLWLVEATRVVLANGLDLLGVSAPERM; this is encoded by the coding sequence GTGACTCCCGCCAAGCTCGCCCAGGTCGTCCTCGACGCCGCACGTGCGGTGTTCACCACGCGTGGCCTCGATCACTCGCTGCTGCCCGCCACCGCCACCGTCGAGCGACCGCGCAACCCCGAGCACGGCGACTACGCCTCCACGCTGGCCCTTCAGCTCGGCAAACGGGCCGGGGTGGCGCCGCGCGAGCTGGCCGGGGCGCTGGCCGAGGAGCTGGGCCGGGCGCCGGGGATCAAGTCCGTGGAGATCGCCGGACCGGGCTTCCTGAACATCCGGATCGAGGCCAGCGCCGCCGGGCAGCTCGCCCGGGAGATCGTCGAGGCCGGTTCCGGGTACGGGCGCAGCACGCGGCTGGCCGGCCAGCGGGTCAACCTGGAGTTCGTCTCGGCCAACCCGACCGGGCCGGTGCACCTGGGGCACACCCGCTGGGCCGCGGTCGGCGACTCGCAGCGGCGCATCCTGGCCGCCGCGGGCGCCGAGGTGACCAGCGAGCACTACGTCAACGACGCCGGCGCGCAGGTCGACCGGTTCGGCCGGTCGCTCTACGCGGCGGCCCACGGCGAGCCGGTTCCCGAGGACGGGTACGTCGGCGAGTACGTCGCGCAGATCGCCCGGCGGCTCGTCGAGGCCCGCCCGGACGTCCTCGACCTTGCGCCGGAGCAGGCGCAGACGGTCTTCCGGGACGAGGGCTACCGGCTGATGCTCGACGAGATGCGGGCCAGCCTGGAACGCTTCGGCGTGCACTTCGACGTCTGGTTCTCCGAGCGCACCCTGCACGAGAGCGGCGCCGTGGAGCACGCCCTGGACGAGCTGCGCGCGCAGGGCCACGTGTACGAGCGGGACGGCGCGATCTGGCTGCGCACGACGGACTTCACCGACGACAAGGACCGGGTGCTGATCCGGTCCAACGGCGAGAAGACCTACTTCGCGGCCGACGCGGCGTACTACATCAACAAGCGGGAGCGCGGCTTCGACAAGTGCGTCTACCTGCTCGGTGCCGACCACCACGGCTACGTCAACCGGCTGAGGGCGATCGCCGCCTGCGCCGGCGACGACCCGGACTACAACATCGAGATCCTGATCGGGCAGTTGGTCAACCTCGTCCGGGCCGGGGTGCCGGTCCGGCTGTCCAAGCGGGCGGGCAACATCATCACGCTGGACGAGATCGTCGAGGCGGTGGGCGTCGACGCGGCCCGGTACTCCCTGGCCCGGTCCTCCACCGACTCGCCGCTCACCCTCGACATCGAGGAGATCACCCGGCGCTCGAACGACAATCCGGTCTTCTACGTGCAGTACGCGCACGCCCGGATCTCCTCGCTGCTGCGGAACGCCGGTGAGCTGCGCATCGACCGGGGGTCGGAGTTCGACCCGGGGCTGCTGCGGCATGAGAAGGAGAACACCCTGCTGAAGAAGCTGGGCGAGTTCCCCGCGGTGGTGGCGACCGCCGCCGAGCTGCGCGAGCCGCACCGGGTGGCCCGGTATCTCGAACAGCTCGCCGGCGACTACCACCGGTTCTACGATGCCTGCCGGGTGCTGCCCCAGGGCGACGAACCGGCGACCGACCTCACCCGCGCCCGGCTCTGGCTGGTCGAGGCGACCCGGGTGGTACTGGCCAACGGACTGGACCTGCTCGGGGTTTCGGCCCCCGAGCGGATGTGA
- the thrC gene encoding threonine synthase: MWRGLIDRYADRLPVTEATPVISLYEGNTPLLPAPVLSSRTGAEVYLKVEGANPTGSFKDRGMTVAVSKAVQSGDKAIICASTGNTSASAAAYAARAGLTCAVLVPQGKIALGKLAQALVHGARLIQVSGNFDDCLALAGKLSQDYPVTLVNSVNPDRLHGQKTAAFEIVEALGDAPDIHCLPVGNAGNITAYWMGYTQDAADGNATRTPKMYGFQAAGAAPLVTGQVVPEPSTIATAIRIGNPASWTGAQDARDASGGLIAAVTDREILTAYRLLARQVGVFVELGSAASVAGLLQQAAAGAVPAGSTVVCTVTGHGLKDPEWAMATAPAPITIANDPLVAARALDLV, translated from the coding sequence ATGTGGCGCGGACTGATCGACAGATACGCCGACCGGCTGCCGGTCACCGAGGCCACCCCGGTGATCAGCCTCTACGAGGGGAACACCCCGCTGCTGCCGGCGCCGGTGCTGTCCAGCCGCACCGGCGCCGAGGTCTATCTGAAGGTCGAGGGCGCCAACCCGACCGGCTCGTTCAAGGACCGGGGCATGACGGTCGCGGTGTCCAAGGCCGTGCAGTCCGGCGACAAGGCGATCATCTGCGCCTCCACCGGCAACACCAGCGCCTCGGCCGCGGCGTACGCCGCCCGGGCCGGCCTGACCTGCGCCGTGCTCGTGCCGCAGGGCAAGATCGCGTTGGGCAAGCTGGCCCAGGCGCTGGTGCACGGCGCCCGGCTGATCCAGGTCAGCGGCAACTTCGACGACTGCCTGGCGCTGGCCGGCAAGCTGTCCCAGGACTACCCGGTGACGCTCGTCAACTCGGTGAACCCGGACCGGTTGCACGGGCAGAAGACGGCGGCGTTCGAGATCGTCGAGGCGCTCGGCGACGCCCCCGACATCCACTGCCTGCCGGTCGGCAACGCCGGCAACATCACCGCGTACTGGATGGGTTACACCCAGGACGCGGCGGACGGCAACGCCACCCGCACCCCCAAAATGTACGGCTTCCAGGCCGCCGGCGCGGCACCGCTGGTCACCGGCCAGGTCGTGCCCGAGCCGTCGACGATCGCCACCGCCATCCGGATCGGCAACCCGGCGAGCTGGACCGGGGCACAGGACGCCCGGGACGCCTCCGGCGGGCTGATCGCCGCCGTGACCGACCGGGAGATCCTCACCGCGTACCGGCTGCTCGCCCGGCAGGTCGGCGTCTTCGTGGAACTGGGCAGCGCGGCCAGCGTCGCCGGGCTGCTCCAGCAGGCCGCCGCCGGCGCGGTTCCGGCCGGCTCGACCGTGGTCTGCACGGTGACCGGGCACGGCCTCAAGGATCCGGAGTGGGCCATGGCCACGGCACCGGCGCCGATCACCATCGCGAACGACCCGCTGGTCGCGGCGCGGGCCCTGGATCTGGTCTGA